One Lutzomyia longipalpis isolate SR_M1_2022 chromosome 4, ASM2433408v1 DNA segment encodes these proteins:
- the LOC129796541 gene encoding tyrosine-protein kinase receptor — MASAEVPQARRRNHAQHALRMSHSCEAMRRHLWLFVVLVASTPALVTTQRPLSNSSSASFASGVVLGPQMHVPTTNTPHAVDPFASNGGQMNSYYPGSYTGRSRNKDKFNELRNLSLMNNVRAVEPVAGRDTRPSLWNYKDRQGDDPVYPPHSKDPVFNLKERFKEKLNTKSDHESEIDDVLGVKCSFETECAWTWNETIVDGFQVVTGANLTESNRTGIMPGPPADALNDAGGHFLHLRLTPETGQRILRSPVFSTTRENCYLQMFIHQSSMSLSSIRLVIEPVGTQESSWVISEIAGNDLRRWELNRFRIDRVSKDFHIVFEVVPNGLGGRSRGHVSIDNLQMVNCFAENPNGGNCSLNQVKCNSNKVSVCIDFQRICDISAECDESEDENLNCDKIPFGGRCDFENGWCGWQNSGKAILVWSHHTGPTPTDKTGPDSDHTHLHMNVTGHYMYVNMNQHVNDGEKKKLVGFASNAVMNSVVFNPPPSVHSNASSPYRNTCMIRFYVHQYALNPGSINLSVVEIKDKENVTTTLWWSSKNQGPRWVRVEATMPNISTKYYLQFEARMGMRIFSDVAIDDFSLSPECFGLNIPMDHLHGYNYWDPRIGLHKQPHMDFVEKTALELNTCGAKGILGPNAADCLGVYNATELLGNVRVIENSPHKGVQVWKVPSEGYYTIVAKGAGGGLGSGGVGSSRGAMAVTVIELHKDEEIFVLVGQSGEHACIKSMGYRDESCEPISDSREDDRYTSKTHKVKNTVIEDGAGGGGGGTFVFLLNAAAVAVPLVVAGGGGGLGIGRYLDDDLQHGTGMDESRREVSGQIHGDIYKAAGPGGGWRAKDDSALDSRFGASLLEGGRGGLPCYPTRGLHGQGGFGGGGGGCMTGGGGGGYSGGDILSDSPNGQGGASYIGMRRTIPELSQIYVGANSGPGAVIIIPAIQGCGCDYRCVALDEFRSLVACICPEGWQLRRDNLTTCELLSPRVVPLQYLIIFFIVISLSLLAALTGLIFMLYNRYQRKKQATLRHKMLLEQDLQLSRLRNTADDSALTNFNPNYGCDGILNGNIDVKTLPQVARESLRLMKALGQGAFGEVYQGFYKHRDGDAIEMPVAVKTLPEMSTGQAEADFLMEAAIMAKFNHPNIVHLIGVCFDRHPRFIVLELLAGGDLKNFLREGRNKPERPSPLTMKDLVFCALDVAKGCRYMESKRFIHRDIAARNCLLSSKGPGRVVKIADFGMARDIYRSDYYRKGGKAMLPIKWMPPEAFLDGIFTSKTDVWSFGVLLWEVFSLGLMPYTGLPNRDVMQLVTGGGRLDAPPGCPLAIYRIMADCWSPAPEERPSFSNLLERLTTCTQDPEVMNAPLPSFFRPPSSERDQTIMRPPSNDDFCLQMPSSSDYLIPLPGPRGAAERLLSEATGVTLSESATTYTSPRMTSPAVPRPPPTDGCWETSFSLAPPVGDCAVPSAVTPTEVMPPNGPPVDKLISLDTPQQTPTTTCPPMSFGPPLTHPISTDGITKPSDIIPPPITLDPASLTTQGTSYANVRMVDGVVGSQTAPTVKDKGAPFTIQGFSERYKENHSEISC, encoded by the exons ATGGCGTCAGCTGAAGTGCCCCAGGCACGCCGACGCAATCACGCACAACACGCACTGAGGATGTCACATAGTTGTGAGGCAATGCGACGGCACCTGTGGCTCTTTGTGGTCCTTGTGGCCTCAACACCTGCCCTCGTGACAACACAGAGGCCCCTGAGTAATTCCTCATCTGCATCTTTTGCTTCAGGTGTCGTTTTAGGACCACAAATGCATGTGCCAACGACAAATACACCACATGCTGTTGATCCATTTGCATCGAATGGTGGTCAGATGAATTCATACTATCCTGGCTCCTATACTGGACGCAGTcgaaataaagataaattcaATGAGCTTCGTAATCTTTCGCTCATGAATAATGTTCGCGCCGTGGAGCCTGTTGCTGGGCGTGATACACGACCATCTCTGTGGAACTACAAAGATCGTCAGGGGGATGATCCTGTCTATCCACCGCACAGCAAAGATCCAGTTTTTAATCTCAAGGAGCGCTTCAAAGAAAAA CTGAATACAAAGTCAGACCATGAAAGTGAGATAGATGATGTGCTGGGTGTAAAATGCAGTTTTGAAACAGAATGCGCCTGGACATGGAATGAGACAATTGTGGACGGATTCCAGGTTGTTACGGGAGCTAATCTCACAGAGTCAAACCGCACGGGAATTATGCCAGGACCACCTGCGGATGCACTCAATGATGCTGGTG GGCACTTTCTTCATCTCCGTCTAACACCTGAAACGGGTCAACGAATTCTACGCTCTCCAGTTTTCAGTACAACCCGCGAGAATTGCTACTTACAGATGTTTATCCATCAGAGCTCTATGAGCCTCAGTAGCATACGCCTCGTGATTGAACCAGTTGGTACTCAAGAATCGTCTTGGGTTATTTCTGAAATTGCTGGTAATGATTTACGACGCTGGGAGCTTAATCGGTTCCGCATAGATCGTGTCTCCAAGGATTTTCACATTGTCTTCGAAGTTGTACCAAATGGACTGGGTGGCCGATCACGGGGGCATGTGTCTATTGATAATTTGCAGATGGTTAATTGTTTCGCTGAAAACCCCAATGGGGGTAATTGTAGCCTCAATCAGGTCAAATGCAATTCCAACAAGGTATCCGTTTGTATTGACTTTCAACGTATTTGCGACATTTCCGCTGAATGCGATGAAAGCGAAGATGAAAATCTCAATTGCG ataaaattccCTTTGGAGGGCGATGTGACTTTGAAAATGGTTGGTGCGGTTGGCAAAATTCCGGTAAAGCAATCCTAGTATGGAGTCATCATACAGGCCCGACGCCAACAGATAAAACGGGTCCCGATTCGGACCATACTCATTTACACATGAACGTCACGGGTCATTACATGTACGTCAATATGAATCAGCACGTGAATGATggggagaagaagaagctcGTTGGCTTCGCGAGTAATGCTGTGATGAACAGTGTGGTCTTTAATCCACCCCCATCCGTACATTCTAATGCAAGTTCCCCGTACAGAAATACATGTATG ATTCGCTTTTACGTACATCAGTATGCTCTAAATCCGGGAAGTATTAATTTGTCAGTGGTTGAgataaaagataaagaaaatgttacaACAACTCTCTGGTGGAGCTCAAAAAATCAGGGTCCCAGATGGGTTCGTGTTGAGGCCACAATGCCCAATATAAGTACAAAGTATTACCTTCAATTTGAAGCTCGAATGGGTATGAGGATCTTCTCGGATGTAGCTATTGATGACTTCAGTCTCAGCCCAGAGTGTTTTGGCTTAAATATTCCTATGGATCATTTGCATGGATACAATTACTGGGATCCACGAATAGGTTTACATAAGCAACCACATATGGACTTTGTTGAGAAAACAGCTCTAGAGTTGAATACGTGTGGTGCAAAAGGGATCCTTGGGCCCAATGCTGCTGATTGTCTCGGAGTTTACAATGCCACCGAACTCCTTGGTAATGTGCGTGTGATTGAAAATTCACCCCACAAAGGGGTTCAG GTGTGGAAAGTCCCTAGCGAAGGCTACTATACAATTGTGGCAAAAGGAGCTGGTGGTGGTCTGGGTTCAGGTGGTGTAGGTTCCTCTCGTGGTGCTATGGCGGTAACAGTGATAGAATTGCATAAAGATGAAGAAATCTTTGTACTTGTGGGACAAAGTGGAGAGCATGCCTGTATAAAATCAATGGGATACCGCGATGAGAGCTGTGAGCCAATTTCAGATTCAAGAGAAGACGACCGATACACTTCAAAGACGCATAAg GTAAAGAATACAGTAATTGAGGACGGTGCTGGAGGCGGCGGTGGTGGTACTTTTGTGTTCTTGCTCAATGCCGCTGCAGTTGCAGTTCCACTGGTTGTTGCTGGTGGTGGCGGTGGATTGGGTATTGGGCGATATCTTGATGATGATTTGCAACATGGCACTGGAATGGATGAGAGTCGACGGGAGGTGTCGGGACAAATACACGGAGATATCTACAAGGCGGCTGGTCCAGGTGGTGGATGGCGTGCAAAGGATGATTCGGCACTTGATTCCCGCTTTGGCGCCTCCCTGCTTGAGGGTGGTCGTGGTGGTTTACCTTGCTATCCAACACGTGGCCTCCACGGTCAGGGAGGCTTtggaggtggtggtggtggttgcATGACTGGCGGCGGTGGTGGTGGATACTCCGGTGGGGATATTCTCAGTGATTCTCCAAATGGTCAGGGAGGGGCTAGTTATATTGGCATGAGACGTACTATACCGGAACTCTCTCAAATCTATGTTGGCGCAAATAGTGGACCCGGTGCCGTAATTATTATTCCCGCAATTCAAGGATGTGGTTGTGACTACCGCTGTGTGGCTCTCGATGAGTTCCGCTCTCTTGTTGCTTGCATTTGCCCCGAGGGTTGGCAATTACGCCGAGATAATCTCACAACTTGCGAAT TGCTGAGTCCTCGAGTGGTTCCCCTACAGTACTTGATTATCTTCTTTATTGTGATCTCTTTGTCACTCTTGGCTGCTCTTACAGGACTAATCTTTATGCTTT ATAATCGCTATCAGAGGAAAAAGCAAGCTACATTGCGTCATAAGATGCTTCTTGAGCAAGATCTCCAATTAAGTCGTCTTCGAAATACAGCTGATGATTCTGCACTAACAAACTTCAATCCAAATTATGGATGCGATGGAATTCTTAATGGAAATATCGATGTTAAAACCCTACCGCAAGTGGCTAGAGAAAGTCTGAGGCTCATGAAGGCTCTCGGACAGGGTGCTTTTGGAGAAGTATATCAAGGCTTCTATAAGCATCGAGATGGGGATGCCATTGAAATGCCTGTAGCTGTTAAAACTCTCCCAGAAATGTCAACGGGCCAAGCTGAAGCTGATTTCCTTATGGAGGCTGCAATTATGGCAAAGTTTAATCATCCCAATATTGTTCACCTCATTGGGGTATGCTTCGATCGTCATCCACGATTTATTGTTCTTGAACTTCTTGCTGGAGGtgatcttaaaaatttcttgcgTGAGGGCCGAAATAAGCCAGAACGTCCGTCCCCCTTAACAATGAAGGATCTCGTATTTTGTGCATTGGATGTGGCTAAAGGTTGTAGGTATATGGAGAGTAAACGCTTTATTCATCGAGATATAGCAGCAAGGAACTGTTTACTAAGTAGTAAAGGACCAGGAAGAGTG GTGAAAATAGCCGATTTCGGGATGGCACGGGACATCTACAGATCAGATTACTACAGAAAGGGCGGAAAAGCGATGCTACCTATCAAATGGATGCCACCGGAAGCATTTTTGGATGGAATCTTTACATCGAAAACCGATGTTTGGTCATTTGGTGTTCTATTGTGGGAAGTTTTTAGTTTAGGTTTAATGCCTTATACAGGCTTACCCAATAGAGATGTTATGCAGTTGGTTACGGGTGGTGGACGCTTAGATGCACCTCCCGGTTGTCCACTGGCTATATATCGTATCATGGCGGACTGTTGGAGCCCAGCACCGGAAGAAAGACCATCATTTTCAAATCTACTGGAGCGTTTGACCACATGTACACAAGATCCTGAAGTTATGAATGCTCCATTACCGAGCTTTTTCAGACCACCATCATCTGAACGTGATCAAACAATAATGCGACCACCAAGCAATGATGATTTTTGCCTCCAGATGCCCTCTTCTTCAGACTACCTGATACCATTGCCCGGACCTCGAGGGGCTGCTGAGCGACTCCTCTCAGAGGCTACAGGGGTAACCCTATCGGAAAGTGCAACGACATATACCTCCCCAAGGATGACATCACCAGCCGTCCCAAGGCCACCGCCTACAGATGGATGTTGGGAAACTTCTTTCTCTTTAGCACCACCCGTGGGGGATTGTGCTGTGCCATCGGCTGTAACACCAACAGAAGTGATGCCACCCAATGGACCACCT gtggataaattaattagtttggATACGCCACAACAAACACCCACAACAACGTGTCCACCAATGTCTTTTGGGCCTCCACTTACGCACCCGATTAGTACGGATGGCATCACGAAGCCCTCAGACATTATCCCTCCACCGATTACCCTCGATCCAGCCTCACTAACAACTCAAGGAACATCTTATGCCAATGTAAGGATGGTCGATGGAGTTGTGGGCAGCCAAACCGCCCCTACGGTTAAGGATAAGGGTGCACCGTTCACTATTCAAGGCTTTAGCGAGCGCTACAAAGAGAATCACTCTGAAATCAGCTGCTAA